In Arthrobacter ramosus, one DNA window encodes the following:
- a CDS encoding LysR family transcriptional regulator: protein MISADDLRFFLEVARTGKLVAAARGLGVDHTTVGRRISHLERATASRLFVRSTGGWTLTEAGQRLAIHAEAVESSLLAAAEELGSEPGRLSGTVRIATPDGFGAFVLSPGLGGLRRKHPDLAIEIVTATRLNLLATKEFDVGISLAEPTIRGVSATALAAYPLGLYAAPQYLETNATIAAVDDLQDHSVIGYVDSLLDIPDLRFLDTALPGVRPAIQTNNITGQWMATVAGLGVAVLPLFIGESDRRLVRILADTVHLRRKYWLAVPRELQRLARTKAVQNALFDLAASHPYLEPIR from the coding sequence GTGATTTCCGCGGATGATCTACGTTTCTTTCTTGAGGTTGCACGGACCGGGAAGCTGGTAGCCGCCGCTCGAGGCCTCGGGGTGGATCACACCACCGTCGGACGGCGGATTTCCCACCTTGAGCGAGCCACGGCTTCCCGGCTCTTCGTACGATCGACCGGTGGCTGGACGCTCACAGAGGCCGGTCAGCGGCTAGCTATTCACGCCGAGGCTGTGGAATCGTCGCTCTTGGCGGCGGCAGAAGAGCTGGGATCCGAGCCAGGCCGCTTGTCGGGAACCGTCCGTATCGCGACCCCGGATGGATTCGGAGCCTTCGTGCTAAGTCCCGGGCTTGGAGGCTTGCGAAGAAAACATCCGGATCTTGCCATCGAGATCGTGACGGCGACCCGTTTGAACCTGCTTGCCACGAAAGAGTTCGACGTTGGGATTTCATTGGCCGAGCCCACCATTCGCGGTGTCTCGGCCACGGCGCTGGCAGCCTACCCGCTGGGCCTCTATGCCGCCCCGCAGTACTTGGAAACCAACGCAACCATTGCAGCCGTGGATGACTTGCAAGACCATTCGGTCATCGGCTACGTGGATTCACTTCTGGACATTCCTGACTTGCGCTTCCTGGACACGGCTCTGCCCGGAGTCCGCCCCGCTATACAAACGAACAACATCACGGGGCAGTGGATGGCCACGGTTGCGGGCCTTGGAGTGGCAGTTCTTCCGTTGTTCATTGGCGAGTCCGATCGGCGCCTCGTGCGGATTCTTGCCGACACGGTTCACCTCCGCAGGAAGTACTGGCTCGCGGTTCCGCGCGAACTTCAGCGTCTGGCGCGAACAAAAGCCGTCCAGAACGCGCTCTTCGACCTCGCAGCCTCCCACCCCTACCTGGAGCCGATACGGTAG
- the treS gene encoding maltose alpha-D-glucosyltransferase, producing the protein MNTPESISRESAEDPSDDQAVTAALSEITYDEQFYPARPRQLRPKARRRQMLDEGRPPFDPDARNAVYVEWLRNQSMLGDADAMSRQLSGQASMWQKPFAHPSPRSALDRASVWFTAYPLSFITAPGQSFLGALAQPSLWDAFQEIGIHALHTGPVKRAGGITGWDYTASVDGHFDRISMAIDPSFGTEEEFRAMCRAATDHGATIVDDIVPGHTGKGPDFRLAEMNYKDYPGIYHMIHIPESDWHLLPDVPEGKDSVNISIDAERALQEAGYIIGQLQRVIFYEPDIKETNWSATRAVSGTDGTMRRWVYLHYFKAGQPSINWLDPTFAGMRLVIGDALHSLVDLGTGALRLDANGFLGVEKSAEELPGWSEGHPLSQAANQLIASMVRKVGGFTFQELNLTIDDIKETSVNGPDLSYDFVTRPAYHHALVTGNTEFLRLTLRLAMEAGVDQASLVHGLQNHDELTYELVHFTTRHKDETFNLFGQNLTGAGVAERIQNDLRDGLTGEAAPYNLLFTTNGIACTTASVITAALGIRDLETMTAEQVDQVRDVHLLLSMYNALQPGVFALSGWDLCGVVSVDVDKVAQLVSAGDTRWINRGAHDLMGVNPGAAESSSGLPKGRSLYGTLPEQLKDETSFARKLSAVLAKREELQLAKGELIDVPDVSHPGMLVMVQRLPSDAIAVTVLNFTGEGISGTVNSALLTPGAEVTDAFTGETLNSVDDLHSFYFDVPAFAGSLLVLREPAAKGGEEAP; encoded by the coding sequence ATGAACACTCCGGAATCCATAAGCCGTGAATCAGCGGAAGATCCGAGCGACGACCAGGCCGTGACTGCAGCCTTGTCTGAGATTACCTACGATGAGCAGTTCTATCCTGCCCGCCCCCGTCAGCTTCGTCCCAAGGCCCGCCGTCGCCAAATGCTGGATGAAGGCCGACCGCCGTTTGACCCGGATGCGCGGAACGCCGTCTATGTTGAGTGGCTGAGAAACCAATCCATGCTCGGCGACGCAGACGCCATGTCAAGGCAGCTGTCAGGTCAGGCGAGCATGTGGCAAAAACCGTTCGCACATCCAAGTCCCCGCTCAGCCCTGGACAGGGCGTCCGTATGGTTCACCGCGTATCCCTTGTCCTTTATTACAGCTCCTGGGCAATCGTTCTTGGGTGCATTGGCGCAACCCAGTCTTTGGGATGCGTTCCAGGAAATCGGCATACATGCGCTGCACACGGGTCCCGTGAAGCGCGCCGGGGGAATCACCGGCTGGGACTACACGGCCAGCGTGGACGGACACTTCGATCGAATCAGCATGGCCATCGATCCGTCCTTCGGGACCGAAGAAGAATTCCGAGCAATGTGCCGGGCCGCCACTGATCACGGCGCAACGATCGTTGATGATATCGTTCCCGGGCATACGGGCAAGGGCCCGGACTTTCGCCTGGCGGAAATGAACTACAAAGACTATCCCGGGATCTACCATATGATCCATATCCCGGAGTCAGACTGGCATCTGCTCCCGGACGTCCCCGAAGGCAAAGACTCGGTCAACATCAGCATCGACGCCGAAAGGGCACTCCAAGAGGCCGGCTATATCATCGGCCAACTGCAGCGCGTGATCTTTTACGAACCCGACATCAAAGAGACGAACTGGAGCGCCACGCGGGCGGTTTCCGGCACGGACGGCACGATGCGCCGGTGGGTCTACTTGCACTATTTCAAAGCCGGACAGCCGTCCATCAACTGGTTGGACCCGACTTTTGCAGGCATGCGTCTTGTGATCGGCGACGCGCTCCACTCGCTGGTGGATCTTGGAACGGGCGCCTTAAGGCTGGATGCGAACGGATTCCTCGGCGTAGAGAAGAGCGCGGAGGAACTTCCCGGCTGGTCAGAGGGGCATCCCCTGTCCCAGGCCGCGAACCAGCTCATCGCGAGCATGGTGCGAAAGGTCGGAGGCTTCACTTTCCAGGAGCTCAACCTCACCATCGACGATATAAAGGAAACGTCCGTAAACGGACCCGATCTCTCCTACGACTTCGTGACCAGACCGGCCTACCACCACGCACTTGTTACCGGAAATACAGAGTTCCTTCGCCTAACACTCCGGCTGGCAATGGAGGCCGGCGTCGATCAGGCCTCCTTGGTCCATGGGCTGCAGAACCACGACGAACTGACCTATGAACTCGTCCATTTCACTACCCGGCATAAGGATGAGACCTTCAACCTCTTCGGCCAGAACCTGACCGGCGCCGGCGTCGCTGAACGGATCCAGAATGATCTCCGGGACGGCCTCACGGGAGAAGCCGCGCCGTACAACCTGCTGTTCACCACGAACGGCATCGCCTGCACCACCGCGAGCGTCATCACGGCCGCACTGGGCATTCGGGACCTCGAAACCATGACTGCCGAGCAGGTGGATCAGGTCCGCGACGTGCACCTGCTCCTATCGATGTACAACGCTCTCCAGCCCGGGGTTTTTGCTCTCTCAGGCTGGGATCTCTGCGGCGTTGTTTCCGTGGACGTCGACAAAGTGGCTCAACTAGTGTCTGCGGGTGACACCAGGTGGATCAACCGCGGTGCCCACGACCTGATGGGGGTCAACCCCGGCGCCGCCGAGTCGTCCTCCGGCCTGCCCAAGGGGAGGAGCTTGTATGGAACGCTTCCGGAGCAGCTGAAGGACGAGACGTCTTTTGCTCGAAAGTTGTCCGCCGTCCTCGCTAAACGCGAAGAGCTCCAGCTTGCGAAAGGCGAACTCATCGACGTCCCTGACGTATCGCACCCAGGGATGCTCGTCATGGTCCAGCGGCTTCCCTCAGATGCCATCGCTGTCACGGTCCTGAACTTCACCGGCGAAGGCATTTCCGGAACAGTTAACTCGGCACTTCTGACCCCCGGCGCCGAGGTAACGGATGCTTTCACCGGAGAGACTCTCAATTCAGTGGATGACCTACACAGTTTCTACTTCGACGTTCCCGCCTTCGCGGGAAGTCTACTTGTGCTTCGGGAACCCGCAGCAAAGGGCGGGGAAGAAGCGCCCTGA
- the hisD gene encoding histidinol dehydrogenase: MRTSLKNADVTISDPTSSSGVRETVETVIADVRERGDEAVRSYSEKFDKWSPKSFLLSQDEIDAAIARLPEQTVEDIKTVQRNVERFARLQLESLTEFEAEVEPGVILGQKNIPIDAVGAYVPGGRYPLLASAHMTIVTAKVAGVRRVAAATPAAGGVVPDASIAAMHFAGADEIYLLGGVQAVAALAVGTETIAPVDFLAGPGNAYVAEAKRQLFGEVGIDLFAGPTEVLIVADETADPFLIAVDLLSQAEHGPDSPAILVTTSQEVGQQVLEEIDRQLLGLSTRAVAEVAWRDHGQVILVDDLKEAYAVADEFASEHVQILTANPREALDSMINYGALFLGENTCVSFGDKVIGTNHVLPTRHAARYTGGLWVGKYIKTVTYQEITSAAASAELGELLGRAARAENFEGHARSGDIRAARLAGERPAWAS, encoded by the coding sequence TTGCGCACTTCCCTCAAGAATGCTGACGTCACCATCTCGGACCCCACCTCGTCTTCAGGCGTGAGGGAAACAGTCGAAACGGTCATCGCGGACGTTCGCGAACGCGGCGACGAGGCCGTTCGGTCCTACTCCGAGAAGTTTGACAAGTGGTCCCCCAAATCGTTCCTGCTCTCCCAGGATGAGATTGATGCCGCTATCGCCCGGCTCCCGGAGCAGACGGTTGAAGACATCAAGACTGTCCAGCGCAACGTCGAAAGGTTCGCCCGCCTGCAGCTCGAGTCACTGACAGAGTTCGAAGCGGAAGTCGAACCCGGCGTCATCCTCGGCCAGAAGAACATTCCGATCGACGCCGTAGGTGCCTACGTTCCTGGTGGTCGTTACCCGCTTCTGGCCTCAGCCCATATGACGATCGTGACCGCAAAGGTTGCCGGCGTCCGTAGGGTCGCCGCCGCCACTCCAGCGGCCGGGGGAGTGGTGCCCGATGCCTCGATTGCAGCCATGCACTTCGCAGGAGCAGACGAAATCTACCTGCTCGGCGGGGTCCAGGCCGTCGCAGCCCTGGCCGTCGGCACCGAGACAATCGCACCCGTGGATTTTCTTGCCGGCCCCGGCAACGCCTACGTCGCGGAGGCCAAGCGACAGCTGTTTGGTGAAGTTGGCATCGATCTCTTCGCAGGCCCCACCGAAGTTCTCATCGTCGCCGACGAGACGGCCGATCCCTTCTTGATCGCAGTTGACTTGCTGAGCCAGGCCGAACACGGTCCCGACTCTCCTGCGATTCTTGTCACGACCTCGCAAGAGGTCGGACAACAGGTGCTCGAAGAAATCGACCGTCAACTGCTTGGCTTGTCGACCCGCGCAGTCGCAGAAGTGGCTTGGCGCGACCACGGCCAGGTGATTCTGGTCGATGACCTCAAAGAGGCCTACGCCGTCGCCGACGAATTTGCCAGCGAACATGTGCAGATCCTGACGGCCAACCCCCGCGAAGCACTGGACAGCATGATCAACTATGGAGCGCTGTTCCTGGGCGAAAATACCTGTGTTTCTTTCGGTGACAAGGTCATCGGCACCAACCACGTCCTTCCGACCCGCCACGCAGCCCGATACACCGGTGGACTGTGGGTCGGGAAATACATCAAGACCGTGACCTACCAGGAGATAACTTCGGCCGCAGCCAGTGCCGAACTTGGCGAACTACTCGGTAGGGCGGCCCGGGCAGAGAACTTCGAAGGCCATGCACGCTCCGGGGACATCAGGGCCGCGCGCCTTGCAGGAGAACGGCCGGCCTGGGCTTCCTAG
- a CDS encoding aspartate ammonia-lyase: MERDLLGVREVPAEAYWGIHTLRAMENFQLGGETVGSTPGLVSAIAAVKESAAKANMELGLLDPNVGGAIVAACRDLRSGGLHDQFPVPLIQGGAGTSTNMNANEVIANRALEHLNEPRGSYGLVSPNEHVNMGQSTNDVYPTALKLATIHGCQGLVGALERFQAACERKAREFDHIVKMGRTQLQDAVPMTLGQEFRSYAVTIREDVARLTEAVVHLHEINLGATAIGTGLNTHPRYASIVREQLMAVTGLPVTTSPDLVEATQDCGVFVLISAAVKRAAVKLSKISNDLRLLSSGPRAGFGEINLPARQAGSSIMPGKVNPVIPELVNQVAFEIIGADVTISLAAEAGQLQLNAFEPIIASSLFRSINHLRIAANTLADACIDGITANEQALQDHVARSIGIVTALSPYLGYHMSGEIAAEALRTGRAVVDLVLDRELLDPELLGRLLHPQAIAGGGISPRSDRASSTREL, encoded by the coding sequence GTGGAGCGAGATTTGTTGGGTGTCCGCGAGGTCCCCGCCGAGGCGTATTGGGGAATCCACACGCTCAGGGCGATGGAGAACTTCCAACTGGGCGGGGAAACGGTAGGCAGTACGCCCGGTCTCGTCAGCGCCATCGCAGCAGTCAAGGAATCGGCGGCAAAAGCCAATATGGAACTCGGATTGCTGGACCCGAACGTGGGCGGCGCCATCGTTGCCGCTTGCCGGGACTTGCGATCGGGCGGGTTACACGACCAGTTTCCCGTTCCCCTGATCCAGGGAGGCGCCGGAACCTCAACGAACATGAACGCCAACGAGGTCATCGCCAATCGCGCGTTGGAGCACCTTAACGAACCAAGAGGCTCTTACGGTCTCGTCAGCCCCAACGAACACGTCAACATGGGCCAGTCGACGAACGACGTCTATCCAACCGCGTTGAAACTTGCCACTATCCACGGCTGCCAGGGCCTCGTCGGTGCACTCGAGAGGTTTCAGGCAGCGTGTGAACGAAAGGCGCGGGAGTTTGACCACATTGTGAAGATGGGGCGAACGCAACTGCAGGACGCGGTACCCATGACATTGGGCCAGGAGTTCAGAAGCTATGCCGTCACCATCAGAGAGGACGTTGCGCGGCTGACAGAGGCGGTGGTGCATCTGCACGAAATCAACCTCGGGGCGACGGCGATCGGTACCGGATTGAACACACATCCCCGCTACGCGTCGATAGTTCGAGAACAGCTTATGGCGGTCACAGGATTGCCCGTGACAACCAGCCCCGACCTTGTGGAAGCTACTCAGGACTGCGGCGTCTTCGTTCTGATTTCCGCCGCCGTGAAGAGGGCAGCCGTGAAGTTGTCCAAGATCAGCAACGACCTTCGCCTCCTGTCTTCCGGACCTCGCGCCGGGTTCGGCGAGATCAACCTTCCCGCTCGACAAGCCGGTTCCAGCATCATGCCCGGGAAAGTGAACCCGGTCATCCCTGAACTGGTCAACCAAGTGGCATTTGAGATCATCGGCGCCGACGTAACGATATCCCTCGCAGCGGAAGCAGGACAGCTGCAACTGAACGCCTTTGAGCCGATCATAGCCTCGAGCCTGTTTCGAAGCATCAACCACCTCCGGATAGCGGCAAACACGCTCGCGGACGCCTGCATCGACGGAATCACAGCCAACGAACAAGCACTTCAAGACCATGTCGCGCGGAGCATCGGCATCGTCACGGCTCTAAGCCCCTATCTGGGCTACCACATGTCCGGGGAGATTGCCGCTGAAGCGCTGCGCACTGGCAGGGCCGTTGTTGATCTCGTGTTGGACAGGGAACTCCTCGACCCGGAACTCCTGGGCCGGCTACTTCATCCACAGGCAATCGCCGGCGGTGGCATCTCCCCAAGGAGCGATAGAGCATCATCTACCCGTGAGCTATAG
- a CDS encoding CoA-acylating methylmalonate-semialdehyde dehydrogenase, whose amino-acid sequence MTTIKHFINGVETAGSGDRSQPVYNPATGAVTAELRLANRADLDATVAAAKAAAEKWGDFSLARRTAVLFKFRELVAAHVDELAALVTAEHGKVISDAKGEIGRGLEVIEFACGIPTLLKGDYSDQVSTGIDVFSFREPLGVVAGITPFNFPVMVPLWMAPMAIATGNAFILKPSERAPSASILLARLWKQAGLPDGVFQVLHGDKETVDGLLTHPDVDGISFVGSTPIARYVHETATAHGKRVQALGGAKNHAIIMPDADLDNAADHLAAAAFGSAGERCMAISVAVAVGDAAELLVKKVEERALAVKVKNGTEPDAEMGPVITPASKERIVRIVTEAEAAGAAMVVDGRDLVVPGHEDGFWVGPTVIDHVKTGMSAYTEEIFGPVLVVVRVEDLDEGIKLINANPYGNGTAIFTSSGANARKFQRSVTVGMVGINVPLPVPVAYHSFGGWKASLFGDKHIYGPEGVSFYTRGKVVTSRWPEPTHASGASYNFPSN is encoded by the coding sequence ATGACCACCATCAAGCATTTCATCAACGGTGTTGAAACCGCCGGCTCCGGCGACCGCAGCCAGCCGGTCTACAACCCGGCCACGGGCGCCGTGACCGCGGAGCTGCGGCTCGCGAACCGGGCCGATCTGGACGCCACGGTTGCCGCGGCGAAGGCCGCGGCGGAAAAGTGGGGCGATTTCTCCCTGGCCAGGCGCACCGCCGTGTTGTTCAAGTTCCGCGAACTGGTCGCCGCGCACGTGGACGAACTCGCGGCCCTGGTCACCGCCGAGCACGGCAAGGTCATTTCCGACGCCAAGGGCGAGATCGGCCGCGGCCTGGAGGTCATCGAATTCGCCTGCGGCATCCCGACCCTGCTCAAGGGCGACTACTCGGACCAGGTCTCCACCGGCATCGACGTGTTCTCCTTCCGCGAGCCGCTCGGCGTCGTCGCCGGCATCACCCCGTTCAACTTCCCCGTCATGGTGCCGCTGTGGATGGCGCCGATGGCGATCGCCACCGGCAACGCGTTCATCCTCAAGCCCTCCGAACGCGCCCCTTCCGCCTCGATACTGCTGGCCAGGCTGTGGAAGCAGGCCGGCCTGCCCGACGGCGTGTTCCAGGTCCTGCACGGGGACAAGGAAACCGTCGACGGGCTCCTGACCCACCCGGACGTGGACGGCATCTCCTTCGTCGGCTCCACCCCGATCGCACGGTACGTCCACGAAACCGCCACGGCGCACGGCAAGCGGGTCCAGGCCCTGGGCGGGGCGAAGAACCACGCGATCATCATGCCCGACGCCGACCTGGACAACGCCGCCGACCACCTGGCCGCGGCCGCGTTCGGTTCCGCCGGCGAACGCTGCATGGCCATCTCCGTCGCGGTCGCCGTCGGCGATGCCGCCGAGCTGCTGGTCAAGAAGGTCGAGGAACGCGCCCTGGCCGTGAAGGTCAAGAACGGCACCGAGCCCGACGCCGAAATGGGACCGGTCATCACCCCGGCCTCCAAGGAACGCATCGTGCGGATCGTCACCGAAGCCGAAGCCGCCGGAGCGGCGATGGTCGTGGACGGCCGCGACCTCGTGGTCCCCGGCCACGAAGACGGCTTCTGGGTCGGCCCCACCGTGATCGACCACGTCAAGACCGGCATGAGCGCCTACACCGAGGAAATCTTCGGACCCGTCCTCGTCGTCGTCCGCGTCGAGGACCTGGACGAAGGCATCAAGCTCATCAACGCCAACCCCTACGGCAACGGCACCGCCATCTTCACCTCCTCCGGCGCGAACGCCCGCAAGTTCCAGCGCTCCGTCACCGTGGGCATGGTAGGGATCAACGTGCCCCTTCCGGTCCCCGTGGCCTACCACTCCTTCGGCGGCTGGAAGGCCTCGCTCTTCGGCGACAAGCACATCTACGGCCCCGAAGGCGTCTCCTTCTACACCCGCGGCAAGGTCGTCACCTCCCGCTGGCCCGAACCCACCCACGCCTCCGGCGCCTCCTACAACTTCCCCTCCAACTAA
- a CDS encoding iron-containing alcohol dehydrogenase, giving the protein MVANIALPRVMKVGRGAVNQVGPLLEELGATRPLIVTDSFMLTTGSVDSIMNSIQRSGFEAAVFSGVVPDPTTASLTEGVAAVQDHEADIIIGLGGGSAIDTAKALGLLSHQGGQMRDFKAPRNNNGPSVRVVAIPTTAGSGSEATQFSIISDSETREKMLCAGISFLPVAAVIDYELTLSMPPRLTADTGIDALTHAIEAYVSRKANSFSEAFALSAIRAIGPNLRRVYADGSNAKAREAMMLASTQAGIAFSNSSVALVHGMSRPIGAHFHVAHGLANAMLFPSVTEFSVSAAAPRYADCARALGIVSSSSSDQYAAESLVAELHALNRDLEVPTPKAFGIDRAAWEEKIPLMAEQALASGSPGNNPLVPDAEQIQAIYKEIYA; this is encoded by the coding sequence ATGGTCGCAAACATCGCTCTTCCCCGAGTCATGAAGGTCGGAAGAGGTGCCGTAAATCAGGTCGGTCCCCTGCTTGAGGAACTGGGCGCAACCCGTCCGCTCATCGTTACGGATTCGTTCATGCTGACTACAGGCAGCGTTGATTCCATCATGAACTCGATCCAGCGGAGCGGTTTTGAGGCTGCGGTCTTCTCAGGCGTTGTCCCCGACCCTACGACTGCTTCCCTGACTGAGGGCGTCGCAGCTGTGCAGGACCACGAGGCTGACATCATCATCGGTCTTGGTGGTGGAAGCGCGATTGACACCGCCAAGGCCCTGGGTCTGCTCAGCCACCAAGGCGGCCAGATGCGGGATTTCAAGGCGCCCCGGAACAACAACGGACCTTCTGTTCGAGTCGTTGCGATTCCCACAACCGCGGGCAGTGGCTCGGAAGCGACTCAGTTCTCGATCATCAGCGACTCTGAGACCCGCGAGAAGATGCTCTGCGCAGGGATCTCGTTCCTTCCAGTGGCGGCAGTTATTGACTATGAGCTCACTCTCTCAATGCCGCCGCGGCTGACCGCAGATACCGGGATCGACGCCTTGACCCACGCGATAGAAGCCTACGTCAGCCGGAAAGCCAACTCCTTTTCCGAGGCCTTCGCATTGTCTGCCATTCGGGCTATCGGCCCAAACCTGCGGCGGGTCTACGCTGACGGATCGAACGCGAAAGCCAGGGAAGCCATGATGCTGGCTTCCACACAGGCAGGAATCGCCTTTTCCAACTCCAGCGTGGCCCTTGTTCATGGAATGAGTCGGCCGATCGGTGCCCACTTCCACGTGGCCCACGGTCTGGCCAATGCAATGTTGTTTCCGTCTGTCACGGAATTCTCGGTCTCTGCTGCCGCGCCAAGATACGCAGACTGCGCCAGAGCGCTTGGAATTGTGAGTTCAAGCAGTTCGGACCAATATGCCGCCGAGTCTCTGGTGGCCGAATTGCACGCCCTCAACCGCGACCTTGAGGTCCCAACACCCAAAGCCTTCGGCATCGACCGCGCAGCCTGGGAGGAAAAGATACCGCTAATGGCCGAGCAGGCGCTCGCCTCCGGTTCCCCGGGCAACAATCCTCTCGTTCCGGACGCTGAGCAGATCCAAGCCATCTACAAGGAAATCTACGCGTAA
- a CDS encoding LysR family transcriptional regulator produces the protein MTLAQLEAFVAAASGQTFTAAAAELGMSQPAVSDLIRRLESEFGVPLFNRSGRALVLTAAGEELLPYAEQTVFSAKQGTEAVNALLSLGGGTATFGLLRNAEFYIRQDLAKRFREKHPNVRIRLVGQNSAETVSDVVSGHLEAGLVTLPIDDDRLDVLPLARDEVVYVSAVPERVQTPPDIAAICSAPLILYDAHYAQTDPARKQLSARARLRGLSLNAGIEVEYLSAALSLAADGFGDTIACRASLESEVFPRGLQAVSLAEPMFDTLALIKRHGQLLSPPTKEMARLAHSALIDHQTSDHGTAEILNGAHDIEAFLTESH, from the coding sequence ATGACCTTGGCCCAACTTGAAGCATTTGTGGCAGCAGCCAGCGGACAGACTTTCACGGCTGCCGCGGCCGAATTGGGCATGAGCCAACCGGCGGTGTCGGACCTCATCCGCCGGCTGGAATCAGAGTTTGGCGTGCCACTGTTCAACCGCAGTGGCCGGGCGCTCGTGCTCACGGCGGCCGGGGAGGAACTGCTACCTTACGCGGAGCAGACCGTTTTCTCCGCCAAGCAGGGCACCGAAGCAGTGAACGCCCTGCTTTCTCTGGGCGGTGGCACCGCAACGTTCGGGCTCCTGCGAAATGCAGAGTTCTACATCCGTCAGGATCTGGCCAAGCGCTTTCGCGAGAAACACCCGAATGTACGTATCCGTCTCGTGGGGCAGAATAGCGCCGAAACTGTCAGTGATGTAGTTTCGGGACATCTTGAAGCGGGCCTGGTCACTTTGCCGATTGATGACGACCGGCTGGACGTACTCCCCCTGGCCCGGGATGAGGTGGTTTACGTCAGCGCCGTTCCGGAACGTGTTCAGACACCCCCTGATATCGCTGCGATCTGCAGCGCTCCCCTGATCCTCTACGACGCCCACTACGCCCAGACAGATCCGGCCCGAAAGCAACTCTCTGCCCGGGCTCGGCTGCGTGGTTTATCGCTTAATGCAGGCATTGAAGTCGAATATCTGTCAGCCGCACTTTCACTGGCCGCCGACGGATTCGGTGACACCATCGCCTGCAGGGCTTCGCTTGAGTCGGAGGTCTTCCCGCGCGGGCTGCAAGCTGTCTCCTTGGCTGAGCCGATGTTCGACACTCTGGCACTCATCAAGCGACACGGGCAGCTTCTCTCCCCCCCGACCAAGGAGATGGCCCGTTTGGCACATTCAGCGCTTATTGACCACCAGACCTCGGACCATGGCACTGCCGAAATACTCAACGGGGCGCACGACATTGAAGCGTTTCTGACGGAGAGTCACTGA
- a CDS encoding carbohydrate ABC transporter permease yields the protein MTTATLRTKIATPRRSVEAGSRGQWLRFAILVALAAFALIPIAGTVGLSLRANNGTGSLTLDNFAHVLSSSGTVAWLVNSLQVALATVVVSVAVAAPAGYVLSRGRGRLVGGYSLLLFVVQALPVITSVIPLFILFSHIGLADNLVGITILYVASSMSVATWMMASYMDGIPGSLEEAAWIDGASVFKGFLHIVLRNSLPGVLSTAIFTFLMAWNDYLVASIFLRSAGTFTLPIGVQTFFQQHSTDWGSVMAVAVIMLLPPTIIFATLNKFFSVGGVAGSLAGQ from the coding sequence ATGACCACTGCAACACTCAGAACCAAGATCGCAACACCACGGCGGTCCGTCGAAGCAGGAAGTCGCGGGCAATGGCTGCGCTTTGCGATCCTTGTCGCACTAGCGGCATTCGCCCTCATCCCCATTGCGGGAACCGTTGGCCTCTCGCTTAGGGCGAACAATGGGACGGGCTCCCTCACTCTGGATAACTTCGCCCACGTGCTGAGTAGCAGCGGCACGGTCGCCTGGCTGGTCAACAGTCTCCAGGTTGCATTGGCGACAGTCGTGGTGTCGGTAGCAGTCGCGGCACCGGCCGGCTATGTCCTATCGCGAGGGAGGGGCCGGCTCGTCGGAGGCTATTCCCTCCTGCTCTTCGTCGTACAGGCCTTGCCTGTGATCACGTCTGTGATTCCGTTGTTCATCCTCTTCTCCCACATCGGTCTTGCTGACAACCTCGTCGGGATCACGATTCTGTATGTCGCGAGTTCCATGTCCGTGGCAACCTGGATGATGGCCTCCTACATGGACGGGATCCCTGGGAGCCTCGAAGAGGCGGCATGGATCGATGGAGCATCGGTGTTCAAAGGGTTCCTTCACATCGTGCTCCGGAACTCACTGCCAGGTGTACTCTCGACCGCCATCTTTACTTTCCTGATGGCCTGGAACGACTACCTTGTCGCATCGATCTTCCTCCGCTCAGCAGGAACCTTCACGCTCCCGATCGGCGTCCAGACCTTCTTTCAGCAGCACTCGACCGATTGGGGATCAGTTATGGCGGTTGCCGTCATCATGCTGCTGCCACCCACGATCATCTTCGCGACGCTGAACAAGTTCTTCAGCGTCGGAGGTGTCGCGGGATCATTGGCAGGTCAGTAG